A section of the Triticum dicoccoides isolate Atlit2015 ecotype Zavitan chromosome 7A, WEW_v2.0, whole genome shotgun sequence genome encodes:
- the LOC119332344 gene encoding ethylene-responsive transcription factor 1-like: MCGGAILSDIIPPPRRATGGNVWRADKKKRARADAAAGRPRRAPEEEFEEEGDAEFEADFEGFVEAEEESDGEGKPFPVRRSGFSGDGLKATAAGDDDCASGSAKRKRKNQFRGIRRRPWGKWAAEIRDPRKGVRVWLGTYNSAEEAARAYDVEARRIRGKKAKVNFPEEAPMAPQQRCATSVKVPEFNTEQKPVLNTMGNADVYSCPAVDYTINQQFVQPQNMSFVPTVDAVEAPFMNFSSDQGSNSFSCSDFSWENDIKTPDITSVLASIPTSTEVNESAFLQNNGINSTVPPVMGDANVDLADLEPYMKFLMDDGSDESIDSILSCDVPQDVVGNMGLWTFDDMPLSAGFY; encoded by the exons ATGTGCGGCGGCGCCATCCTCTCCGACATCATCCCGCCGCCGCGCCGGGCCACCGGCGGCAACGTCTGGCGGGCGGACAAGAAGAAGCGGGCCAGGGCCGATGCCGCCGCGGGGAGGCCCCGCCGCGCGCCCGAGGAGGAGTTCGAGGAGGAGGGCGACGCGGAGTTCGAGGCCGACTTCGAGGGGTTCgtggaggcggaggaggagtcCGACGGCGAGGGCAAGCCCTTCCCCGTCCGCAGGAGCGGCTTCTCCGGAG ATGGATTGAAGGCAACTGCTGCTGGTGATGATGACTGTGCTTCAGGGTCTgctaaaaggaagagaaagaacCAGTTCAGGGGCATCCGCCGCCGCCCTTGGGGTAAATGGGCTGCTGAAATAAGAGATCCTCGCAAGGGTGTCCGTGTCTGGCTTGGCACTTACAACTCTGCCGAGGAAGCTGCCAGAGCCTATGATGTTGAAGCTCGCAGAATTCGTGGCAAGAAGGCAAAGGTCAATTTCCCAGAAGAAGCTCCTATGGCTCCTCAGCAACGCTGCGCTACCTCTGTGAAGGTGCCTGAGTTCAACACCGAACAGAAGCCAGTACTCAACACCATGGGCAACGCAGATGTGTATTCCTGCCCTGCTGTTGACTACACCATAAATCAGCAATTTGTGCAGCCTCAGAACATGTCGTTTGTGCCTACAGTGGATGCAGTTGAGGCCCCTTTCATGAATTTTTCTTCTGACCAGGGGAGCAACTCCTTTAGTTGCTCAGACTTCAGCTGGGAGAATGATATCAAGACCCCTGACATAACATCTGTGCTTGCATCCATTCCCACCTCAACAGAGGTCAATGAATCTGCATTTCTCCAGAACAACGGCATTAATTCAACGGTACCTCCTGTGATGGGTGATGCTAATGTTGATCTTGCCGACTTGGAGCCATACATGAAGTTCCTGATGGACGATGGTTCAGATGAGTCAATTGACAGCATTCTAAGCTGTGATGTACCCCAGGACGTGGTCGGCAACATGGGCCTTTGGACCTTCGATGACATGCCCTTGTCTGCTGGTTTCTACTGA